A window of Natrinema versiforme contains these coding sequences:
- a CDS encoding acyltransferase — protein MSEAIRDVVRGDDCTIEDATVGYGEFDEPTRIGDDATIRAGSIVYGDVTIGDGFATGHDVLVREGTTIGDDVLVGTKTVIDGQTTIGSHVSLQTNVYVPTQTTIGDNVFIGPGAVLTNDQYPVRTDDGLEGPTIENGASIGANATLLPGVTIGENAFVAAGAVVTEDVPADSMAVGSPATIRDLPEQLEGANQLA, from the coding sequence ATGAGCGAGGCGATTCGCGACGTCGTCCGCGGCGACGACTGTACGATCGAGGACGCGACGGTCGGCTACGGCGAGTTCGACGAGCCGACGCGGATCGGCGACGACGCGACGATCAGGGCCGGTTCGATCGTCTACGGCGACGTGACGATCGGCGACGGGTTCGCGACGGGACACGACGTTCTCGTCCGCGAGGGGACGACGATCGGCGACGACGTGCTCGTCGGCACCAAGACGGTCATCGACGGGCAGACGACGATCGGCTCGCACGTCAGCCTCCAGACGAACGTCTACGTCCCGACCCAGACGACGATCGGCGACAACGTCTTCATCGGGCCGGGAGCCGTGCTGACGAACGACCAGTACCCCGTCCGGACCGACGACGGACTCGAGGGGCCGACGATCGAGAACGGCGCGTCGATCGGCGCGAACGCGACACTGTTACCCGGCGTCACGATCGGCGAGAACGCGTTCGTCGCGGCCGGGGCCGTCGTCACGGAGGACGTGCCGGCCGACAGCATGGCCGTCGGATCGCCGGCGACTATTCGGGACTTACCGGAGCAACTGGAGGGGGCGAACCAGCTCGCATGA
- a CDS encoding DegT/DnrJ/EryC1/StrS aminotransferase family protein — MTDTETNPETETSIDAGTGTGAGADTTEAEIDPEQGATPVPIADPELSTDAVQRVESILEDGRLADGPEVRAFEEEFAAYCGTETGVATANGTTALHAALEAVGLEEGEAVITSPFSFVASANAIRLAGGKPVFADIDPETYTLDPADVERVLDERDDIVGILPVHLYGLPADMPALCDIAEAHDLFVIEDACQAHGAKIGGQRVGEFGDAACFSFYPTKNMTTGEGGMIVTDRDDIADRAASYVNHGRDMSGTGGYDHVDLGHNYRMTSVAAAIGRVQLERIAEFNRARRENAAFYDERLADLPLETPTEPTGSRHVYHQYTVRTDDRDALKETLSERDVGTGIYYETPIHRQPAYETVSTAAASLPAAERAGDEVLSLPVHPGLSERDRRTVVEAVRDHFTTQ, encoded by the coding sequence ATGACCGACACCGAGACGAATCCCGAGACGGAGACGAGCATCGACGCTGGCACCGGTACCGGCGCGGGAGCGGACACGACCGAGGCCGAGATCGACCCCGAACAGGGCGCGACGCCGGTCCCGATCGCCGATCCCGAACTCAGCACCGACGCCGTGCAGCGCGTCGAATCGATTCTCGAGGACGGCCGGCTCGCCGACGGCCCGGAAGTCAGGGCGTTCGAGGAGGAATTCGCGGCCTACTGCGGGACCGAGACGGGCGTCGCGACGGCCAACGGGACGACCGCGCTCCACGCCGCGCTCGAGGCCGTCGGACTCGAGGAGGGAGAGGCGGTTATCACCTCGCCGTTTTCGTTCGTCGCGAGCGCGAACGCGATCCGGCTGGCGGGCGGGAAACCGGTCTTCGCCGATATCGACCCCGAGACGTACACGCTGGACCCGGCCGACGTCGAACGGGTACTCGACGAGCGGGACGACATCGTCGGCATCCTCCCGGTTCACCTCTACGGCCTGCCGGCCGACATGCCGGCGCTGTGTGACATCGCCGAAGCACATGACCTGTTCGTCATCGAGGACGCCTGTCAGGCCCACGGGGCGAAGATCGGTGGGCAGCGAGTCGGCGAGTTCGGCGACGCCGCCTGCTTCTCGTTCTATCCGACGAAGAACATGACCACCGGCGAGGGCGGGATGATCGTCACCGACCGCGACGACATCGCCGACCGCGCCGCGAGCTACGTCAACCACGGCCGGGATATGAGCGGTACCGGCGGTTACGACCACGTCGACCTCGGCCACAACTACCGCATGACGAGCGTTGCGGCGGCGATCGGCCGCGTCCAACTCGAGCGGATCGCCGAATTCAACCGCGCGCGCCGCGAGAACGCCGCCTTCTACGACGAACGGCTCGCCGACCTCCCGCTCGAGACGCCGACGGAGCCGACCGGCTCCCGGCACGTCTACCACCAGTACACCGTTCGAACCGACGACCGGGACGCCCTCAAGGAGACGCTCTCCGAGCGCGACGTCGGGACCGGCATCTACTACGAGACGCCGATCCACCGCCAGCCGGCCTACGAGACGGTCAGCACGGCGGCGGCGTCGCTCCCGGCGGCCGAACGGGCGGGCGACGAGGTACTCTCGCTGCCGGTCCATCCCGGCCTCTCGGAGCGCGACCGACGGACCGTCGTCGAAGCAGTTCGCGATCACTTCACTACCCAATGA
- a CDS encoding DUF1616 domain-containing protein — translation MSHRTSTWTRFEFVRRYPFDLAAVSIGAVFAYLVVTSFASESTLRLAVTFPLALFLPGYALVSILFPAGERDARETASTAAESRPRGIDATERAGLAFVLSLAIAPLVVLLLPLVGLSLTATSIAAALVVVTVVTAQVGVLRRLRTPAGERFSVSPIASLGSLGRGDTALATASSILLVLAVGTAVSALFVAFLLPASAGGFTELALYSEDEDGEIVAGELPSEVESGESIPLTITIENQEGSDQEYTAIVQEQRLEDGEVVDRAELRRIEASVSDGATGTGERSVTPTAESGETVRISVLLYEGEPPASPTNENADEETHFWVTVTGE, via the coding sequence ATGAGTCATCGGACGAGTACCTGGACGCGGTTCGAATTCGTTCGTCGCTACCCGTTCGACCTCGCGGCGGTCTCGATCGGCGCAGTGTTCGCATATCTCGTCGTGACATCGTTCGCGAGCGAGAGCACCCTGCGGTTGGCCGTGACGTTTCCGCTCGCCCTCTTTCTCCCGGGCTACGCGCTCGTTTCGATCCTGTTCCCGGCCGGTGAACGAGACGCACGGGAGACGGCGTCGACGGCCGCCGAGAGCCGCCCCCGCGGAATCGACGCCACCGAACGCGCGGGACTCGCCTTCGTTCTATCGCTGGCGATCGCCCCGCTCGTCGTCTTGCTGTTGCCGCTCGTCGGATTGTCGTTGACCGCGACGTCGATCGCCGCCGCTCTCGTCGTCGTTACGGTCGTCACCGCGCAGGTCGGTGTCCTGCGACGGCTCCGAACGCCGGCCGGTGAGCGGTTTTCCGTCTCGCCCATCGCGAGTCTCGGGTCGCTCGGACGCGGCGATACGGCGCTCGCGACGGCCTCGTCGATACTGCTCGTATTGGCGGTCGGGACGGCGGTCAGTGCGCTGTTCGTGGCGTTTCTGCTCCCCGCGTCGGCGGGCGGGTTCACCGAACTCGCCCTCTATAGCGAAGACGAAGACGGGGAAATCGTCGCCGGTGAACTGCCCAGCGAGGTCGAGTCGGGCGAATCGATCCCGCTGACGATCACGATCGAGAATCAGGAAGGGAGCGATCAGGAGTATACGGCCATCGTCCAGGAACAGCGCCTCGAGGACGGTGAGGTCGTCGACAGAGCGGAGTTACGGCGGATCGAGGCGAGCGTCTCGGACGGCGCGACCGGGACCGGGGAGCGGTCGGTGACGCCGACGGCGGAGTCGGGCGAAACGGTTCGGATCAGCGTGTTGCTCTACGAGGGCGAGCCGCCGGCGTCGCCGACGAACGAGAACGCGGACGAGGAGACCCACTTCTGGGTAACGGTCACCGGCGAGTAA
- a CDS encoding winged helix-turn-helix domain-containing protein, which produces MSTQASNTRSESTANPSAQLDVLGDDCARTILMATSDGPKTAKELTKRTDSSSATVYRRINNLLESDLVAECVRFDDDGSHTTAYEATVDVLRVRIDADGIDVAVSDTED; this is translated from the coding sequence ATGTCAACGCAAGCGAGTAACACGCGATCGGAGTCGACTGCCAATCCATCGGCCCAGCTCGATGTCCTCGGGGACGACTGTGCCCGGACGATCCTCATGGCGACGAGCGACGGCCCGAAGACGGCAAAGGAACTGACCAAACGGACGGATAGTTCGTCGGCGACCGTCTACCGACGAATCAACAACCTCCTCGAGAGCGATCTCGTCGCGGAGTGCGTGCGGTTCGACGACGACGGGTCGCACACGACTGCCTACGAGGCGACCGTCGATGTCCTCCGCGTTCGGATCGACGCGGACGGGATCGATGTCGCAGTTTCGGATACCGAGGACTAA
- a CDS encoding ArsR family transcriptional regulator: MSVQTDRTEPLAESEVFHILGNDRRRAIVQLLAEEGGQIDVSDVATEIAATESETTPVPNNLYKSVYVSLQQTHLPQLEEDAVIEYDSDAKTIQSGRHFDEVLQYVDGHADDHSQVLRLHLGLCILGLAVIALAGLDLPLASSIDPVLSSVLVFLAVAASSLYRLLG, from the coding sequence ATGTCAGTTCAAACGGACAGGACTGAACCGCTCGCGGAGAGTGAGGTGTTTCATATCCTCGGCAACGATAGACGGCGGGCTATCGTTCAGTTGCTCGCGGAGGAGGGCGGACAGATCGATGTCTCCGACGTGGCGACCGAGATCGCCGCGACCGAGTCCGAGACGACGCCCGTCCCGAACAACCTCTACAAGAGCGTCTACGTCTCGCTCCAGCAGACGCATCTCCCCCAACTCGAGGAAGACGCCGTGATCGAGTACGACTCCGACGCGAAGACGATCCAATCCGGCCGTCACTTCGACGAGGTGCTCCAGTACGTCGACGGCCACGCCGACGATCACTCGCAGGTCTTACGGCTCCACCTCGGCCTCTGCATCCTCGGCCTCGCCGTCATCGCGTTGGCCGGACTCGATCTGCCGCTCGCCTCGAGCATCGATCCGGTGCTCTCGAGCGTGCTCGTGTTCCTCGCGGTCGCGGCGAGCAGCCTCTATCGGCTACTCGGGTAG
- a CDS encoding PadR family transcriptional regulator yields MHDLTGFQRDLLYVIAGADRPSGQTVKDEVEKYYSSEINHGRLYPNLDTLVNKELVEKGQLDRRTNYYAITDAGRQRIEERREWEAQYVDF; encoded by the coding sequence ATGCACGATCTGACCGGCTTCCAGCGTGATCTGTTGTACGTGATCGCAGGTGCTGACCGACCGTCGGGGCAGACCGTCAAGGACGAAGTCGAGAAGTACTATAGTTCGGAGATCAATCACGGGCGGCTGTATCCGAACCTGGACACCCTCGTCAATAAGGAACTGGTCGAGAAGGGGCAACTCGACAGGCGAACGAATTACTACGCGATCACAGACGCCGGTCGACAGCGGATCGAAGAGCGCCGGGAATGGGAGGCACAGTACGTCGACTTCTAG